From the Quercus lobata isolate SW786 chromosome 6, ValleyOak3.0 Primary Assembly, whole genome shotgun sequence genome, one window contains:
- the LOC115995206 gene encoding probable serine/threonine-protein kinase WNK6 isoform X1, whose translation MSMAGTESSKDGSGYAEPPHILEIDPTCRYIRYKDVLGKGAFKTVYKAFDEVDGLEVAWNQIRIDDVLQSPDDLERLYSEVHLLKSLKHSNILKFYNSWIDDKNKTVNIITELFSSGNLRQYCKKHKKIEMKAVKGWARQILTGLNYLHSHNPPIIHRDLKCDNIFINGNQGEVKIGDLGLATVMEQATAKSVIGTPEFMAPELYDEDYNELADIYSFGMCMLEMVTFEYPYSECRNSAQIYKKVSSGIKPVALSKVKDLAMKQFIEKCLVPASQRLSAKELLMDPFLQVNKLAKNRSLPLPDIVLPKMGAFGDRWLMSEGPASTRNKPHSIDADNDGNLRIITTIDDGSHSLCVEVKRAQKENSFWLKGERNDEHSVSLILRIADRNGRARNIHFLFYLDSDTANSVSSEMVEQLELADEDVMFIAELIDLLLMKLVPKWKPCVHIDHLVAPNGIQTHEAHQEVSQLLKHDGNLVQSHRNACEAGFTNSTSSGGSIQPVQETNDKLEEIRSHDNFGLQSATTTEDRCSEILYVSATSSELNDKNSSIDSYTSAEMGYGLDRRVRESPSEAEMGASPDHSSKVIDLESSSLVTFPAYTINYDQDGDEELRMEMEMIELQYQEAIREISKRRHEAIMETRRRRLSQKKIESVC comes from the exons ATGAGCATGGCTGGCACCGAGAGTTCCAAAGATGGTTCAGGTTATGCAGAGCCTCCTCATATTCTTGAGATTGATCCAACTTGTCGCTACATTCGG TATAAAGATGTCCTTGGGAAAGGTGCCTTCAAGACAGT TTACAAGGCCTTTGATGAAGTTGATGGGCTTGAAGTAGCATGGAACCAAATTCGAATTGATGATGTGCTACAGTCACCAGATGACTTAGAGAGGCTGTACTCAGAAGTGCATCTCTTAAAATCACTGAAACATagcaatatattaaagtttTACAATTCGTGGATCGATGATAAGAACAAGACTGTTAATATTATCACTGAGTTGTTCTCCTCTGGCAACCTTAGACA GTATTGtaagaaacacaaaaagattGAGATGAAGGCTGTGAAGGGATGGGCAAGGCAGATTTTGACAGGTTTGAACTACCTTCACAGTCACAACCCACCAATTATACATAGGGACCTCAAGTGTGATAACATATTTATCAACGGTAACCAAGGAGAAGTTAAAATTGGAGATCTCGGGTTGGCAACTGTCATGGAGCAGGCTACTGCCAAAAGTGTAATTG GAACTCCTGAGTTTATGGCACCTGAACTATATGATGAGGATTACAATGAGTTGGCCGATATATATTCATTTGGCATGTGCATGCTAGAGATGGTGACTTTTGAATATCCTTACAGTGAATGTAGAAATTCAGCTCAAATATACAAGAAAGTTTCATCT GGAATAAAGCCTGTCGCACTCTCTAAAGTAAAAGACCTAGCAATGAAACAATTTATTGAGAAATGTTTGGTCCCAGCATCTCAAAGGCTGTCAGCAAAAGAGCTTTTGATGGACCCTTTTCTCCAAGTAAACAAATTGGCAAAGAATCGTTCTCTACCACTTCCAGATATAGTTCTTCCCAAAATGGGAGCTTTTGGAGATCGTTGGTTGATGTCAGAAGGACCTGCTAGCACACGAAATAAACCCCATTCCATAGATGCTGACAATGATGGTAATCTACGCATTATCACCACTATTGATGATGGGTCCCATTCTCTGTGTGTGGAGGTAAAAAgagcacaaaaagaaaattccttttGGTTAAAAGGTGAAAGAAATGATGAGCACTCGGTCTCATTAATACTTCGAATAGCTGATCGGAATG GTCGTGCAAGGAATATCCACTTCCTATTCTACCTTGATAGTGATACAGCCAACTCAGTTTCAAGTGAGATGGTTGAGCAACTAGAATTAGCTGATGAGGATGTTATGTTTATAGCGGAGTTGATTGATTTGTTGTTGATGAAGTTAGTGCCTAAATGGAAGCCTTGTGTTCACATTGATCATCTGGTTGCTCCAAATGGAATACAAACTCATGAAGCCCATCAAGAAGTCTCTCAGTTGCTAAAACATGATGGAAACTTAGTACAATCACACCGAAATGCATGTGAGGCCGGTTTCACCAATTCTACTTCCTCTGGTGGGTCCATTCAACCAGTACAGGAAACCAATGACAAACTTGAAGAGATCAGGTCTCATGATAATTTTGGTCTTCAAAGTGCAACCACGACTGAAGATCGGTGTTCTGAGATATTATATGTTTCTGCAACCTCTTctgaattgaatgataaaaataGTTCTATTGATTCATACACGTCTGCAGAGATGGGGTATGGGCTGGACAGAAGAGTGAGGGAATCCCCATCTGAAGCGGAAATGGGTGCATCCCCTGATCACAGTAGCAAGGTTATAGATTTGGAAAGCAGCAGTTTAGTGACTTTCCCAGCTTATACAATCAATTATGATCAAGATGGAGATGAGGAGTTGAGAATGGAGATGGAAATGATTGAGCTGCAGTACCAGGAGGCCATTAGAGAAATATCCAAGAGAAGACATGAAGCTATCATGGAGACAAGGAGGAGGAGGTTGTCTCAGAAAAAAATAGAGTCAGTTTGTTAG
- the LOC115995206 gene encoding probable serine/threonine-protein kinase WNK6 isoform X2 has translation MKAVKGWARQILTGLNYLHSHNPPIIHRDLKCDNIFINGNQGEVKIGDLGLATVMEQATAKSVIGTPEFMAPELYDEDYNELADIYSFGMCMLEMVTFEYPYSECRNSAQIYKKVSSGIKPVALSKVKDLAMKQFIEKCLVPASQRLSAKELLMDPFLQVNKLAKNRSLPLPDIVLPKMGAFGDRWLMSEGPASTRNKPHSIDADNDGNLRIITTIDDGSHSLCVEVKRAQKENSFWLKGERNDEHSVSLILRIADRNGRARNIHFLFYLDSDTANSVSSEMVEQLELADEDVMFIAELIDLLLMKLVPKWKPCVHIDHLVAPNGIQTHEAHQEVSQLLKHDGNLVQSHRNACEAGFTNSTSSGGSIQPVQETNDKLEEIRSHDNFGLQSATTTEDRCSEILYVSATSSELNDKNSSIDSYTSAEMGYGLDRRVRESPSEAEMGASPDHSSKVIDLESSSLVTFPAYTINYDQDGDEELRMEMEMIELQYQEAIREISKRRHEAIMETRRRRLSQKKIESVC, from the exons ATGAAGGCTGTGAAGGGATGGGCAAGGCAGATTTTGACAGGTTTGAACTACCTTCACAGTCACAACCCACCAATTATACATAGGGACCTCAAGTGTGATAACATATTTATCAACGGTAACCAAGGAGAAGTTAAAATTGGAGATCTCGGGTTGGCAACTGTCATGGAGCAGGCTACTGCCAAAAGTGTAATTG GAACTCCTGAGTTTATGGCACCTGAACTATATGATGAGGATTACAATGAGTTGGCCGATATATATTCATTTGGCATGTGCATGCTAGAGATGGTGACTTTTGAATATCCTTACAGTGAATGTAGAAATTCAGCTCAAATATACAAGAAAGTTTCATCT GGAATAAAGCCTGTCGCACTCTCTAAAGTAAAAGACCTAGCAATGAAACAATTTATTGAGAAATGTTTGGTCCCAGCATCTCAAAGGCTGTCAGCAAAAGAGCTTTTGATGGACCCTTTTCTCCAAGTAAACAAATTGGCAAAGAATCGTTCTCTACCACTTCCAGATATAGTTCTTCCCAAAATGGGAGCTTTTGGAGATCGTTGGTTGATGTCAGAAGGACCTGCTAGCACACGAAATAAACCCCATTCCATAGATGCTGACAATGATGGTAATCTACGCATTATCACCACTATTGATGATGGGTCCCATTCTCTGTGTGTGGAGGTAAAAAgagcacaaaaagaaaattccttttGGTTAAAAGGTGAAAGAAATGATGAGCACTCGGTCTCATTAATACTTCGAATAGCTGATCGGAATG GTCGTGCAAGGAATATCCACTTCCTATTCTACCTTGATAGTGATACAGCCAACTCAGTTTCAAGTGAGATGGTTGAGCAACTAGAATTAGCTGATGAGGATGTTATGTTTATAGCGGAGTTGATTGATTTGTTGTTGATGAAGTTAGTGCCTAAATGGAAGCCTTGTGTTCACATTGATCATCTGGTTGCTCCAAATGGAATACAAACTCATGAAGCCCATCAAGAAGTCTCTCAGTTGCTAAAACATGATGGAAACTTAGTACAATCACACCGAAATGCATGTGAGGCCGGTTTCACCAATTCTACTTCCTCTGGTGGGTCCATTCAACCAGTACAGGAAACCAATGACAAACTTGAAGAGATCAGGTCTCATGATAATTTTGGTCTTCAAAGTGCAACCACGACTGAAGATCGGTGTTCTGAGATATTATATGTTTCTGCAACCTCTTctgaattgaatgataaaaataGTTCTATTGATTCATACACGTCTGCAGAGATGGGGTATGGGCTGGACAGAAGAGTGAGGGAATCCCCATCTGAAGCGGAAATGGGTGCATCCCCTGATCACAGTAGCAAGGTTATAGATTTGGAAAGCAGCAGTTTAGTGACTTTCCCAGCTTATACAATCAATTATGATCAAGATGGAGATGAGGAGTTGAGAATGGAGATGGAAATGATTGAGCTGCAGTACCAGGAGGCCATTAGAGAAATATCCAAGAGAAGACATGAAGCTATCATGGAGACAAGGAGGAGGAGGTTGTCTCAGAAAAAAATAGAGTCAGTTTGTTAG
- the LOC115950106 gene encoding uncharacterized protein LOC115950106 yields MNQATAEALCASIGEVIHVPGNSTLGGQGFMRVRVRVDVTQPLCRGRVVTMKNGEQSWVAFKYERLPILCYWCGRLDHTDKDYEEWIQSNGTLKLKDKRYDSSIRALPFHPSRKNSICVPGYFETQKQKIKERATFMMKSNRRGELDVQCRQQGKTDKEGAPSPDEFNADLNPDKPVSPPIFQSQHETVNDDTINPINSERTSRDSDLHGISQHADNVLDDTVESNGCNEARVGLSPTSSGNKKDPLVRPGLTWADDDRLSKICDDLHFDEKWVVPRVTRAGGLALLWKNTIQIDVDSSSLNHIDVIVNKGKEDSWRFTGIYGFPEASQKSETWNLLRNLHRKYNLPWLCAGDFNEILLSHEKLGGRLRSAAAMNEFKEVVDDYGFMDLDYVGKKYTWRGKRGDTMVLERLDRALATHSWLVQNPATRVQCIRSNVSDYYPIIINLEGVADRPCKPFRFEHMWLKESGCGDTVKGAWLSPSPVSSSPLMHEKIKLCGIRLMEWSKRSFGSVRKQLEEKSKFLEKAEFAAARGADYEPVRLLKLEVNELLDKESLMWQQRARALHLKCDTKQVADIIVGFYSRLFTSERPSTAQGILEVIQPIVTEEVNTNLTRDFTRQEVDLALKEMAPLKAPGPDGMPPLFFQSFWPLIGDDVSKAVLDCLQSCYIPKEFNYTYVTLIPKVKNPVKIAEFRPISLCNVIYKLISKVLANQLKPLLPSIVSENQSAFQAGRVITDNILMAFETLHYMKTQQTGSTGFMALKLNMSKAYDRVEWSFLDCLLRKLGFHNRWVDLMMECITTVSYSILINGEPSQTIYPSRGLRQGDPISPYLFLLVTEGLHGLISKAATSGDIRGISICRNGPRLTHLFFADDSLLFYRASLQECNHIQTLLTTYEQASGQQLNREKTTLFFSKNTGIEVQESIKDLLGVPEIKQYEKYLGLPSFVGKRKKASLAYIKDRIWSKLQGWKEKLLSQAGREVLLKAVIQAIPAYSMSCFKFPISLCQEIETMIRQFWWGQRGTRRRIHWVKWHTLCRPKAYGGMGFWELRNFNDAMLAKQVWRLLKNQDSLFYRFFKSKYFPHGSIFDAKDTKGSFAWKSILKGRELIKGGLMWRIGDGAQVRIFHDAWLPGSLHGKVSSPAPESHANALVYSLINHEDRSWNVAEIDRVFLPAEAATIKAIPLSLFAQKDLPFWPFSRDGRFSVKSGYHRLMELEETEQNGTAHTGTASPVWKAIWRMNMPNRVKSLVWRAGRDALPTRMNLVRRRVLTDALCPECKVQSEDTQHALWSYPILQEVWKRRNRARVGEPPVPVCQVAPKATSALQEFQQLRPIHAANFNGAIFSKDGLAGTRVIIRNEQGLVMAALSQQIPSPASMEMVEVLAARQALVFARELGFDRLILEGDSETVIKAILGDYMDCSYMGHVLQDIKLLFSSFSFISVKHIHREGNCVAHKLARRAIRDPFLVWKEAVPPDIFDVYQLDLLRMH; encoded by the exons ATGAACCAAGCTACGGCAGAAGCGTTGTGTGCATCGATTGGAGAGGTGATACATGTGCCGGGGAATTCTACCTTGGGCGGACAAGGTTTTATGAGGGTCCGGGTTCGAGTGGATGTTACTCAACCCCTTTGTCGCGGGAGAGTGGTGACTATGAAAAATGGTGAGCAGTCATGGGTGGCCTTTAAGTATGAGCGGTTGCCAATTCTTTGTTATTGGTGTGGACGTCTAGACCATACCGATAAGGACTACGAAGAATGGATTCAGAGTAATGGCACCCTCAAGCTAAAGGACAAAAGGTATGATTCTAGCATTAGAGCCTTGCCTTTCCATCCTTCAAGAAAAAATTCTATTTGTGTGCCTGGTTATTTTGAAACACAGAAACAGAAAATCAAAGAGAGGGCGACTTTCATGATGAAATCCAACCGGAGAGGAGAGCTGGATGTCCAGTGCCGGCAACAGGGGAAAACAGATAAGGAAGGTGCGCCTAGTCCGGATGAATTTAATGCTGACTTGAATCCAGACAAGCCGGTTTCACCGCCTATTTTTCAGAGTCAACATGAGACCGTTAATGATGATACAATCAATCCCATTAATTCAGAGCGCACGTCCAGGGATTCTGATTTGCATGGGATTAGCCAACATGCTGATAATGTATTGGATGACACGGTGGAATCCAATGGATGTAATGAGGCCCGTGTTGGGCTAAGCCCAACCAGCTCTGGAAACAAAAAGGACCCACTTGTGAGACCAGGCCTG ACATGGGCAGACGATGATAGGCTTTCTAAGATTTGTGATGACTTGCATTTTGATGAGAAATGGGTAGTTCCAAGAGTGACAAGGGCTGGCGGTTTGGCCCTCTTATGGAAGAACACAATTCAGATTGATGTGGATTCCTCTTCTCTAAATCATATAGACGTTATAGTCAACAAAGGGAAGGAGGATTCATGGAGGTTCACGGGTATTTATGGGTTTCCGGAGGCTAGCCAGAAAAGTGAGACTTGGAATTTACTGCGTAATCTCCATCGGAAATACAACCTTCCGTGGTTGTGCGCCGGTGATTTCAACGAAATCCTACTGTCACATGAAAAGCTTGGAGGGAGACTAAGAAGTGCAGCAGCAATGAATGAGTTTAAAGAGGTTGTGGATGACTATGGGTTCATGGACTTAGATTATGTGGGGAAAAAATATACTTGGAGAGGCAAGAGAGGTGATACCATGGTATTGGAGAGACTTGATCGTGCTCTTGCTACTCATTCTTGGCTTGTACAGAATCCAGCTACTAGAGTTCAATGCATTCGGTCCAATGTTTCTGATTATTACCCCATTATTATTAATCTTGAAGGGGTTGCAGATAGACCTTGCAAACCCTTTAGGTTTGAACACATGTGGTTGAAAGAAAGTGGGTGTGGTGATACCGTCAAGGGAGCATGGCTGTCTCCTTCCCCTGTTTCAAGCTCTCCGttgatgcatgaaaaaataaaGCTTTGTGGTATTAGGCTTATGGAGTGGAGCAAGAGATCCTTTGGCAGTGTGAGGAAGCAGTTGgaggaaaaatcaaaatttctggAAAAGGCTGAATTTGCAGCGGCAAGGGGGGCAGACTATGAGCCAGTGAGATTACTAAAATTGGAGGTAAATGAGTTGTTGGACAAAGAGAGCTTAATGTGGCAGCAGAGGGCTAGAGCTTTGCATCTTAAGTGTG ATACTAAGCAAGTGGCTGATATTATAGTTGGGTTTTATTCGAGGTTGTTCACATCTGAGAGACCATCCACtgcccaaggtattttggaagTGATACAACCAATAGTCACTGAAGAGGTGAACACCAACCTAACTAGAGATTTTACTAGACAAGAGGTTGATCTTGCTTTGAAGGAGATGGCCCCACTTAAGGCTCCAGGACCCGATGGTATGCCTCCTCTATTTTTTCAGTCTTTTTGGCCTTTGATTGGTGATGATGTTTCTAAAGCTGTCTTGGATTGTTTACAGTCATGTTATATTCCTAAAGAGTTCAATTACACTTATGTGACTCTTATTCCTAAAGTGAAAAATCCTGTAAAAATTGCTGAGTTTAGACCAATAAGtttgtgtaatgttatttataaatTGATTTCAAAGGTTCTAGCAAACCAATTGAAACCTTTATTGCCTTCTATTGTGTCTGAGAATCAAAGTGCTTTTCAAGCTGGGAGGGTGATCACAGACAATATCCTCATGGCATTTGAAACTTTACACTACATGAAAACTCAGCAAACTGGTTCCACAGGTTTTATGGCTCTCAAACTCAACATGAGTAAGGCGTATGACCGAGTTGAATGGTCTTTTCTGGATTGCTTGTTGAGAAAGTTGGGTTTTCATAACCGTTGGGTTGATCTTATGATGGAGTGTATTACTACTGTCTCTTACTCCATTCTGATCAATGGGGAGCCTTCACAAACCATCTATCCTAGTAGAGGATTGCGACAAGGGGATCCTATCTCTCCTTATCTATTCCTCCTAGTTACAGAGGGTTTGCATGGCCTAATTTCCAAAGCGGCCACTTCTGGTGATATTAGAGGTATATCTATTTGCAGGAATGGACCTCGCTTAAcccacttattttttgcagatgatagccttCTTTTCTATAGAGCTTCTTTACAGGAATGCAATCACATACAAACCCTTCTTACTACTTATGAACAAGCTTCTGGGCAACAGCTGAATCGGGAAAAGACAACGTTATTCTTCAGTAAAAATACAGGCATTGAGGTCCAAGAATCTATCAAAGATTTGTTGGGGGTTCCGGAGATTAAGCAGTATGAAAAATACTTAGGCTTACCATCTTTTGTGGGCAAGCGAAAGAAAGCAAGCTTGGCTTACATTAAAGATCGGATTTGGTCTAAGCTCCAAGGGTGGAAAGAGAAACTCCTCTCCCAAGCTGGTAGAGAAGTCCTTCTAAAGGCAGTGATACAAGCGATACCTGCCTACTCTATGAGTTGTTTTAAATTCCCCATTTCACTTTGCCAGGAGATTGAGACTATGATTCGtcaattttggtggggacaacgTGGTACAAGAAGACGTATTCATTGGGTAAAATGGCACACTTTGTGTAGACCAAAAGCTTATGGAGGTATGGGGTTTTGGGAACTCAGAAATTTTAATGACGCCATGTTAGCCAAGCAAGTATGGCGCctattaaaaaatcaagactCCCTTTTTTACAGGTTctttaaatcaaaatatttcCCACATGGGTCTATTTTTGATGCTAAGGACACTAAAGGGTCTTTTGCATGGAAGAGCATTTTGAAGGGTAGAGAACTCATTAAGGGGGGATTGATGTGGAGGATTGGGGATGGTGCACAGGTGCGTATTTTTCATGATGCTTGGCTGCCTGGGTCTCTACACGGTAAAGTTTCTTCCCCTGCCCCTGAAAGTCATGCAAATGCCTTGGTTTATAGCTTAATTAACCATGAAGATAGGAGTTGGAATGTGGCTGAGATTGACAGAGTGTTCTTACCTGCTGAGGCAGCCACCATCAAGGCCATCCCACTCAGTTTGTTTGCTCAGAAGGACCTCCCTTTTTGGCCGTTTTCCCGTGATGGAAGGTTCTCGGTTAAGTCTGGTTATCACCGTTTAATGGAGCTTGAAGAAACAGAGCAGAATGGTACGGCGCACACTGGGACTGCATCTCCGGTTTGGAAGGCCATTTGGCGCATGAACATGCCAAACCGTGTAAAATCTCTTGTATGGCGAGCTGGGAGAGATGCCCTTCCTACACGGATGAACCTGGTCCGGCGAAGAGTCCTTACGGATGCGTTATGCCCGGAATGCAAGGTGCAGTCAGAGGACACGCAGCATGCTCTGTGGTCCTACCCGATCCTACAGGAGGTGTGGAAA CGCCGAAACAGGGCTCGTGTGGGAGAGCCTCCTGTGCCGGTCTGCCAGGTTGCTCCTAAGGCCACTAGTGCGCTTCAAGAATTCCAGCAGCTCCGCCCCATTCATGCT GCGAACTTCAACGGTGCTATCTTCTCCAAAGATGGACTAGCTGGCACCAGAGTGATAATCCGAAATGAGCAAGGATTGGTTATGGCTGCCTTATCACAACAAATTCCATCACCTGCTTCGATGGAGATGGTGGAGGTGTTAGCGGCTCGTCAAGCTCTGGTTTTTGCTAGGGAACTTGGGTTTGACAGGTTGATCTTGGAGGGTGATTCTGAGACGGTTATCAAGGCTATTCTTGGTGACTATATGGACTGCTCTTATATGGGTCATGTACTGCAGGATATTAAGTTATTGTTttctagcttttcttttatctcaGTCAAGCATATTCATAGGGAAGGGAATTGTGTTGCCCATAAACTTGCTAGACGGGCTATTAGAGATCCTTTTCTTGTCTGGAAGGAGGCTGTTCCTCCAGATATTTTTGATGTTTACCAACTTGATCTTTTAAGGAtgcattaa